In a genomic window of Jaculus jaculus isolate mJacJac1 chromosome 8, mJacJac1.mat.Y.cur, whole genome shotgun sequence:
- the LOC123462854 gene encoding LOW QUALITY PROTEIN: CDGSH iron-sulfur domain-containing protein 2-like (The sequence of the model RefSeq protein was modified relative to this genomic sequence to represent the inferred CDS: substituted 2 bases at 2 genomic stop codons) produces the protein MLRDSVAWLAVKVHHPAYLKQLPVQGNIKGLAGSFRMASVIACFGILTLLGYLACHPFLPMKKQQDSLINLNIRKENPKVVNEINIXDLCLTKAAXCRCWCTRTFPACDGPHNKHELTGDAVGPLILKYDNKTSRKSADECKVQE, from the exons AGCATGGCTGGCTGTGAAGGTGCATCATCCAGCCTACCTCAAGCAGCTCCCAGTCCAAGGAAACATCAAGGGTTTGGCTGGCAGTTTCAGAATGGCTTCCGTTATTGCCTGTTTTGGTATACTCACTCTTCTTGGCTACCTTGCATGCCATCCATTCCTCCCAATGAAAAAACAACAGGACAGCTTGATTAATCTCAATATACGAAAGGAAAATCCCAAGGTGGTGAATGAAATAAACATTTAAGATTTGTGTCTTACCAAAGCAGCTTAATGCAGGTGTTGGTGCACTAGGACATTTCCTGCCTGTGATGGACCCCATAATAAACATGAGTTGACAGGAGATGCTGTGGGTCCACTCATACTGAAGTATGACA ATAAGACCAGCAGAAAGAGTGCTGAtgagtgtaaggttcaggagtga